The Chanodichthys erythropterus isolate Z2021 chromosome 14, ASM2448905v1, whole genome shotgun sequence genome window below encodes:
- the LOC137036229 gene encoding serine/threonine-protein kinase pim-2-like has product MLTTSAYLLIGHICWRYEFGHKLGQGGYGYVQAGTRCKDGVKVALKIAEKKPNMPYILVPGHPKRLPMEIGLTLMANKGPKVPQIIKLLDWQDDPDHYIMVMERPIPCTNMLSFIKLQGGRLDERTARHVMQQVIHAANVCCERGVFHRDIKLENVLINHDTLEVKLIDFGCGALMKESAYVAFHGTRVYCPPEYHVNGSYHAKPATVRSLGILLFAAVCGYYPSDKDLRMISEGEWCKPGLSQECCQMISASLQPDPEQRLRLEEMRLHDWFKVLKVMV; this is encoded by the exons ATGCTAACTACAAGTGCTTATCTTTTAATAGGCCACATTTGCTGGCGATATGAATTTGGACACAAGCTGGGTCAAGGAGGTTATGGCTATGTGCAAGCAGGGACTCGCTGCAAGGATGGCGTTAAG gTGGCTTTGAAAATTGCAGAAAAGAAGCCAAATATGCCATATATATTAGTT CCTGGCCATCCCAAACGTCTCCCCATGGAGATCGGCCTGACATTAATGGCCAATAAGGGCCCCAAAGTTCCGCAGATAATTAAACTGCTGGACTGGCAGGATGACCCGGACCACTACATCATGGTCATGGAACGCCCCATCCCATGCACGAACATGTTAAGCTTCATTAAACTTCAAGGAGGACGTCTCGATGAGAGGACTGCAAGGCACGTTATGCAGCAGGTCATTCACGCTGCTAACGTTTGCTGTGAGCGCGGAGTCTTCCATCGAGATATAAAACTGGAGAACGTCCTGATAAACCATGACACCTTGGAAGTCAAACTGATTGACTTTGGGTGCGGTGCGCTCATGAAGGAGTCTGCCTACGTGGCCTTCCATG GCACAAGAGTGTACTGTCCACCGGAGTACCATGTCAACGGCAGTTACCATGCAAAGCCGGCGACAGTGAGGTCACTAGGGATCCTCTTGTTTGCTGCAGTGTGTGGGTATTATCCCTCAGACAAGGATTTGCGTATGATCAGCGAAGGGGAATGGTGCAAACCTGGCCTGTCACAAG AATGCTGCCAAATGATTAGTGCTTCTCTGCAGCCTGATCCAGAGCAGAGACTTAGGCTGGAAGAGATGCGGCTCCATGACTGGTTTAAGGTACTAAAA GTCATGGTGTAA